In Vicugna pacos chromosome 10, VicPac4, whole genome shotgun sequence, the following proteins share a genomic window:
- the LOC102525489 gene encoding olfactory receptor 8H1-like: MDGRNNTQVSSFILRGLTDSAGIQLALFTLFLLMYLITMLGNAGMILVIRLDLQLHTPMYFFLSHLSFLDLSYSTVITPKTLENLLTSAKSISRMNCFTQLYFFVFLAATECFLLSSMAYDRYVAICNPLHYPVVMSLRRCCFLILGSYLIGFLDSFVNVLCISRLHFCESNIIQHFFCDTYPILALSCTDTHDIEVMIFIVSGTTLVVSLITISVSYVFILSTVLKSTSTSGKQKAFSTCGSHLLGVTIFYGTTIFTYLKPSKSYSLGKDQVASVFYTIVVPMLNPFIYSLRNKEVKNALCRVTQKRDGSRQLK, from the coding sequence ATGGATGGAAGGAATAACACGCAAGTGTCCAGCTTCATCCTTCGGGGGCTGACAGATTCCGCGGGGATCCAGCTGGCCCTCTTCACTCTGTTTCTCCTGATGTACCTGATCACCATGTTGGGGAATGCGGGGATGATACTGGTAATCCGCCTGGATCTCCAGCTTCACACCCCcatgtattttttcctcagtCACCTCTCATTCCTTGACCTCAGTTACTCAACTGTCATCACCCCTAAAACCTTAGAGAACTTACTGACCTCCGCCAAGTCTATTTCACGGATGAACTGCTTCACCCAGTTGTACTTCTTCGTCTTCCTGGCTGCCACTGAATGTTTCCTTCTCTCCTCAATGGCCTATGATCGCTATGTAGCCATCTGCAACCCTCTGCATTACCCCGTAGTTATGTCCCTGAGACGCTGCTGCTTCCTCATCCTTGGGTCCTATTTGATTGGCTTTCTAGACTCCTTTGTCAATGTCCTTTGCATAAGCAGATTGCATTTCTGTGAATCCAATATAATCCAGCACTTCTTCTGTGACACATACCCAATCTTAGCCCTGTCCTGCACTGACACACATGACATCGAAGTCATGATATTCATTGTCTCTGGCACCACCCTAGTGGTGTCTCTTATCACAATATCTGTGTCCTATGTGTTCATCCTGTCTACTGTCCTGAAAAGTACTTCCACTTCCGGAAAGCAAAAAGCCTTTTCTACTTGTGGCTCGCATCTCCTGGGAGTCACCATCTTTTATGGCACTACGATTTTTACTTATTTGAAGCCAAGTAAATCTTACTCCTTGGGAAAGGATCAAGTGGCTTCTGTTTTTTATACCATTGTGGTCCCCATGCTGAATCCATTCATTTATAGTCTCaggaacaaagaagtaaaaaatgCTCTCTGTAGAGTCACTCAGAAGAGAGATGGGTCCAGGCAATTAAAATAA